A region of Reichenbachiella carrageenanivorans DNA encodes the following proteins:
- the ileS gene encoding isoleucine--tRNA ligase, translating into MSYKEYKNINYAEVANEVLEFWKKNDVFQKSVDEREGAETFVFYEGPPSANGTPGIHHVMARAVKDIFCRYKTLKGYQVKRKGGWDTHGLPVELQVEKELGITKEDIGTKISVEAYNAKCREAVMKFKNEWDDLTEKMGYWVDLDDPYITFEKDYIESLWHLLKKFYDKDLLYKGYTVQPFSPAAGTGLSSHELNQPGTYRDVKDTSVVAQFKVKKTDLSAKFFSGEEELFFLAWTTTPWTLPSNGALVVGKKIKYVKVKTFNPYTFQPISVILAKDLVGKYFSEKAKEIAFDDYKGGDKLIPWQVEAEYVGTDLLDVRYEQLFPYVTNEDLEANAFRVIAGDFVTTADGTGIVHAAALFGADDYFVSKAAGVPPVVAKDDKGDDVPLVDKQGRFVADVTDFAGMHVKEEYYSDEARAAADFKPTDVLIAIHLKEANRAFKVEKYEHSYPHCWRTDKPVLYYPLDSWFIKTTAYKDRLVELNNTINWKPASTGSGRFGNWLENLVDWNLSRSRYWGTPLPIWVTEDRTEQKCIGSIAELEAEVKKSIAAGFMTDELGEDFDLHRPYVDDIFLVSDSGQRMTREPDLIDVWFDSGAMPYAQFHFMGDDPKDATQAEGGLSNVYPADFIAEGVDQTRGWFFTLHAIAVMLFDKVSFKNVIANGLVLDKNGNKMSKRLGNAVNPFETLAKYGPDATRWYMIANANPWDNLKFDIEGVAEVQRRFFGTLYNTYSFFALYANLDKFNFSESEVSDSHRTESDRWIISKLNTLIAQVDEAYHAYEPTRAARMIQDFVIDDMSNWYVRLNRKRFWKGEYNEDKKAAYQALYTCLKTIAKLASPIAPFYMDRLYSDLNAVSGHESHESVHLSNYPVANADLINKDLEISMAMAQKISSLVHSLRKKEKLKVRQPLSRVMVPVLNKETEAHIKAVEELILNEVNVKAVEFIDDTSDILVKSIKPNFRKLGKEYGSRMKDISQKIATFTKENIATLEAQNAFEVDLGDQKITLTLEDVEISSQDIPGWLVASENGLTVALDIQLSDELRQEGVARDLVNRIQNLRKDSGLEVQDKIVVQLQSADELVQASVGAFKDYICQETQANELNIVSDLEGGQALEMDDIKVSVKLDVVNN; encoded by the coding sequence TTGAGTTATAAAGAGTACAAGAATATCAATTATGCTGAAGTAGCAAATGAGGTATTAGAGTTTTGGAAGAAAAATGATGTATTCCAAAAATCGGTAGACGAAAGAGAAGGAGCTGAGACTTTTGTGTTTTATGAAGGGCCACCTTCAGCGAATGGTACGCCAGGTATTCATCACGTGATGGCGCGTGCGGTCAAAGATATTTTCTGTAGGTACAAAACGCTGAAAGGTTATCAAGTCAAAAGAAAAGGGGGCTGGGATACACACGGTCTACCTGTAGAGCTTCAGGTAGAAAAGGAGCTAGGTATCACCAAAGAAGACATTGGGACCAAGATATCTGTAGAAGCATACAATGCAAAATGCCGTGAGGCGGTCATGAAGTTCAAAAATGAATGGGACGATCTGACCGAAAAGATGGGGTACTGGGTGGATTTGGATGATCCATACATCACTTTCGAGAAAGACTATATCGAAAGCCTTTGGCACTTATTAAAGAAATTTTACGACAAGGATTTACTCTACAAGGGCTACACCGTACAGCCATTTTCTCCTGCAGCAGGTACAGGTTTAAGTTCGCATGAATTGAACCAGCCTGGCACATACAGAGACGTGAAAGATACCTCTGTAGTCGCTCAGTTTAAAGTAAAGAAAACGGATCTGTCAGCTAAATTTTTTAGCGGAGAAGAAGAGCTATTCTTTTTGGCTTGGACGACCACTCCTTGGACGCTACCGTCGAACGGGGCACTGGTAGTAGGTAAAAAAATAAAATACGTGAAGGTGAAAACTTTCAACCCATATACCTTTCAGCCTATATCGGTTATTCTAGCCAAAGACTTGGTCGGGAAATACTTCTCTGAAAAAGCAAAGGAAATTGCTTTTGACGATTACAAAGGAGGCGATAAGCTGATCCCTTGGCAAGTGGAGGCTGAGTATGTGGGCACAGATTTGCTGGATGTAAGGTATGAGCAGTTATTCCCATATGTGACCAACGAAGACCTTGAGGCCAATGCTTTTAGAGTCATTGCGGGAGACTTTGTGACTACCGCAGACGGTACAGGTATCGTCCATGCTGCTGCGTTGTTTGGAGCAGATGATTACTTTGTTTCTAAAGCCGCTGGCGTACCGCCTGTCGTGGCTAAGGATGATAAAGGCGACGATGTTCCATTGGTAGACAAACAAGGAAGGTTTGTGGCTGACGTTACGGACTTTGCTGGGATGCATGTGAAGGAAGAGTATTATTCGGACGAAGCGCGTGCAGCGGCAGATTTTAAGCCGACGGATGTGCTGATCGCCATTCATTTGAAAGAAGCCAATAGAGCTTTTAAAGTAGAAAAATACGAACACAGTTACCCACATTGCTGGAGAACGGACAAACCTGTATTGTACTATCCGTTAGATTCTTGGTTTATCAAAACCACCGCTTATAAAGACCGGTTGGTCGAATTGAACAATACCATCAATTGGAAACCCGCCTCTACGGGTAGTGGTAGATTTGGTAATTGGTTGGAAAACTTGGTGGACTGGAACCTGAGCCGCTCTCGTTATTGGGGTACGCCGTTGCCTATTTGGGTGACAGAAGATCGCACCGAACAAAAATGTATTGGGTCTATAGCAGAGCTCGAAGCAGAAGTGAAAAAATCTATTGCCGCAGGGTTTATGACTGATGAACTGGGTGAAGACTTTGATCTGCATAGACCGTATGTGGATGATATTTTCTTGGTGAGTGATTCGGGACAACGAATGACGCGTGAGCCAGATCTGATCGATGTGTGGTTCGACTCTGGAGCAATGCCTTATGCACAGTTTCACTTTATGGGAGATGATCCGAAAGACGCTACGCAGGCAGAAGGAGGGCTGAGTAATGTTTATCCTGCAGACTTTATTGCCGAAGGTGTGGATCAGACGAGAGGATGGTTCTTTACCTTACATGCCATTGCAGTGATGCTATTCGATAAAGTATCATTCAAAAACGTGATAGCTAATGGCTTAGTGCTCGACAAGAATGGTAACAAGATGTCGAAGCGACTAGGCAATGCCGTCAATCCATTTGAGACCTTGGCTAAGTATGGTCCAGATGCTACTCGATGGTATATGATTGCCAATGCCAACCCCTGGGATAATTTAAAGTTTGACATAGAAGGAGTGGCTGAAGTACAAAGAAGGTTCTTTGGTACCCTATATAATACCTATTCGTTTTTTGCGCTATATGCAAATTTGGATAAGTTCAATTTTAGCGAAAGCGAAGTGTCAGATAGTCATCGTACAGAAAGTGATCGATGGATCATCAGTAAGCTCAATACTTTGATCGCTCAGGTAGATGAAGCATACCATGCTTACGAGCCTACTCGTGCAGCTCGTATGATTCAGGACTTTGTGATCGATGACATGAGTAACTGGTACGTTCGATTGAATAGGAAGAGATTTTGGAAAGGTGAATATAATGAGGATAAAAAGGCAGCTTATCAGGCGCTATATACTTGCCTGAAAACCATTGCCAAGTTGGCCTCACCTATTGCGCCATTCTATATGGATCGATTATACAGCGATCTAAATGCCGTATCGGGTCATGAGTCGCATGAGTCGGTACACTTGTCTAACTATCCAGTCGCCAATGCTGATTTGATCAACAAGGATTTGGAGATTAGTATGGCTATGGCACAGAAGATATCTTCGTTAGTGCATTCGCTCAGAAAGAAAGAAAAATTAAAAGTTCGTCAGCCACTTTCGCGTGTAATGGTTCCCGTATTGAATAAGGAAACGGAAGCACACATTAAAGCTGTAGAAGAGCTGATATTGAACGAGGTGAACGTGAAGGCGGTAGAGTTTATCGACGACACATCAGATATATTAGTTAAGTCTATCAAACCCAACTTTAGAAAACTGGGTAAAGAATACGGTTCGCGAATGAAGGACATATCGCAGAAAATAGCGACTTTCACCAAAGAGAATATAGCAACATTAGAAGCTCAAAATGCCTTTGAAGTAGATCTAGGAGATCAAAAAATTACCTTAACCTTGGAGGATGTAGAAATCAGTTCGCAGGATATCCCAGGCTGGTTAGTGGCTTCTGAAAACGGCCTGACCGTCGCTTTGGATATTCAATTGTCGGATGAATTGAGACAAGAAGGTGTCGCGAGGGATTTGGTGAATAGAATTCAAAATCTTAGAAAAGATAGTGGACTAGAAGTACAAGACAAGATAGTCGTTCAGCTGCAAAGTGCAGACGAACTCGTGCAAGCTTCTGTTGGAGCATTCAAGGATTATATTTGCCAGGAGACACAAGCCAATGAGTTAAATATCGTTTCGGATTTGGAAGGCGGACAAGCGCTGGAAATGGACGATATAAAAGTATCAGTAAAGCTGGATGTTGTTAATAACTAA
- a CDS encoding T9SS type A sorting domain-containing protein, with protein sequence MRFSIILFIVLSAKALQSQPAEWGGIDRWESLNPGAGGQVQDVFFDRHTENRIWFCSDMEGVYRSDDSGQKWKHVSRDLTHHMSFLVMNQVGGTRVFEGGMNGAHYSDNAGADPSEVTWDMIEPTRGDAIASIAISQDHQLIVLAPGWKNKDAQKCQAAITTPVQGLSSGKLNGERIVYISKDGGDTWAEKKYEPTDGYRHVFSVEIDPDNNIYLGSSAGVYFSSDGGDSFARIDDPSQALGKAGNSTACNSRPNGGSRGIGLSPDGNHIYAVYQTSSSPKNYSLFVASTSDTGIADTWQQVSDDLSASVEWYKPEVDPRSDQTNHQVLIGNVWNGNTHRVGLWEGTFSYELDGSLKDYEWAKVVDKPAEDNCFEFEMGWEDRDMIVRSYDYSPTFWGVHQIVMMGGQNVYLGDKEQPNYPCGPSVWHEIYGEIIDHDFGPVVMSHERGFSSTYAYDVSALDNYAIQGCADHGIMQSLDYGYSWTSAQTPNGTNAMSVLTIPLATPIVLADLRAGYGAPSQTVGAIYAKTINPENIGYPSGWKLIGGAVPNGSGTTNGLPSRNFRVINYDPKFPERVYIGIRGKSGANGGIYMTSGIQKIIDGEGAWEKITPSSFDNYDIRDIWVDPNNSSIVYARSATSGNLILKGVNTSGVFDWTTSSGGISDVSDIALIDRGENTWLVASGTINSQFGVFINESINTVDWSNKGNWKFTGLDIAASLTLRPEKSVTNTQYMSFSGLAANGQYIIINRHATGFKKGLGSFAGTIQPDGSVLWQDWTDTSVQSLYQSDCNQAKILRIKDTEYYYVATVGAGAWRRALPTSSEKDCSVDFLKHTFEVDAPNDQVVLSVLSSEAWSPSTNHSFLSVVQSGSQLVVDVTNNASSDVRTGTVSIVGCETRTLTITQKGNQQPEIAWNLHELDQEIEEGEEFSLSVVAKDPDGSISSVTIYVDESVLKTSDKVPLAAPLIFESAGTYEVSAEVVDDLGAVVSLFGTVAVKPARVLSVAPGQRANLLLYPNPCSDEIVLVGNDALRINIFDLQGRIIQGMTQVNRDNKWHIDTSKLQVGMYQLCMNDGQSCIRFRRE encoded by the coding sequence ATGAGATTTTCAATAATATTATTTATAGTGCTGAGTGCAAAAGCACTTCAAAGTCAACCTGCGGAATGGGGAGGAATAGATCGCTGGGAAAGTCTTAACCCTGGAGCTGGAGGGCAGGTTCAAGACGTTTTTTTTGACAGACATACCGAAAATAGAATTTGGTTTTGTAGCGACATGGAAGGTGTCTACCGTTCAGATGACTCTGGTCAAAAGTGGAAGCATGTAAGTCGAGACCTGACCCATCATATGTCTTTTTTGGTGATGAATCAAGTGGGAGGTACGAGAGTATTCGAAGGGGGAATGAATGGTGCTCACTATAGCGATAACGCAGGTGCCGATCCTAGCGAAGTGACTTGGGACATGATAGAGCCTACCAGAGGTGACGCTATCGCATCGATAGCCATCTCTCAAGATCACCAGCTGATCGTATTGGCTCCCGGATGGAAAAATAAAGATGCTCAGAAGTGTCAGGCAGCCATCACTACCCCGGTGCAAGGGCTTAGTTCAGGAAAATTAAACGGCGAGCGTATCGTGTACATCTCCAAAGATGGAGGCGATACTTGGGCAGAGAAAAAGTATGAACCTACAGATGGTTATAGACACGTGTTTAGCGTGGAGATAGACCCGGACAACAATATCTACCTGGGCAGTTCGGCTGGCGTTTACTTCTCATCAGACGGAGGCGACTCCTTTGCACGGATCGATGATCCTAGCCAAGCGCTAGGTAAAGCTGGCAATTCTACAGCCTGTAATTCCAGACCCAATGGAGGTTCTAGAGGCATAGGTCTTTCGCCCGATGGCAATCACATTTACGCCGTTTACCAAACGAGTAGTAGCCCAAAAAATTACAGTCTTTTTGTAGCCAGTACCTCTGATACAGGTATTGCGGATACATGGCAGCAGGTCTCCGATGATTTGAGTGCAAGTGTAGAATGGTATAAACCAGAAGTAGATCCAAGGTCTGACCAGACCAACCATCAAGTATTGATAGGTAATGTATGGAATGGCAATACGCATAGAGTAGGACTGTGGGAGGGTACTTTTAGTTATGAATTGGACGGAAGTCTAAAGGATTATGAGTGGGCCAAAGTAGTGGACAAGCCTGCTGAAGACAATTGTTTTGAATTTGAAATGGGATGGGAAGACCGTGACATGATCGTGAGGTCTTATGACTATAGCCCTACATTTTGGGGTGTGCACCAGATTGTGATGATGGGTGGTCAGAATGTTTATTTGGGTGATAAAGAACAGCCAAACTACCCATGTGGTCCTAGCGTGTGGCACGAAATATATGGGGAAATCATTGATCATGACTTTGGCCCAGTGGTGATGTCTCATGAACGTGGATTTTCGTCTACCTATGCTTATGATGTGAGCGCGCTCGACAATTATGCCATCCAGGGCTGTGCAGATCATGGGATCATGCAGAGCCTTGATTATGGTTACTCATGGACTTCCGCTCAAACCCCCAATGGCACCAATGCCATGTCTGTACTAACCATACCATTGGCCACACCGATTGTGCTCGCTGACTTACGTGCAGGCTACGGAGCCCCTAGTCAAACCGTGGGGGCTATCTATGCCAAAACTATCAATCCTGAAAATATTGGATACCCAAGTGGATGGAAGCTGATAGGCGGAGCAGTACCCAATGGGTCGGGCACCACCAATGGGCTGCCTTCTAGGAATTTCAGAGTTATCAACTACGATCCTAAATTTCCCGAGCGTGTTTATATTGGAATTAGAGGTAAGTCGGGGGCTAATGGCGGTATATATATGACTTCAGGTATTCAGAAGATTATTGATGGAGAAGGCGCTTGGGAGAAAATCACCCCTTCCTCTTTCGATAATTACGACATCAGAGATATTTGGGTCGATCCTAATAATTCATCCATTGTCTATGCAAGATCAGCCACTAGTGGCAATTTGATCCTAAAGGGAGTGAACACCAGCGGTGTTTTTGATTGGACGACCTCTTCGGGTGGAATCAGTGACGTGAGTGACATCGCTCTCATAGATCGTGGGGAAAATACATGGTTAGTAGCTTCGGGAACCATCAATAGTCAATTTGGTGTCTTTATCAACGAGTCGATAAATACTGTCGATTGGTCAAATAAAGGGAATTGGAAATTCACAGGATTAGATATTGCGGCTTCGCTTACTCTTCGCCCTGAAAAATCAGTAACCAATACACAATATATGAGTTTCTCAGGCCTGGCGGCCAATGGTCAGTATATTATTATCAATCGACACGCAACGGGATTCAAAAAAGGGCTAGGGAGCTTTGCTGGTACCATTCAACCCGACGGCTCTGTGCTGTGGCAAGATTGGACAGATACTAGTGTGCAATCCCTCTATCAGTCCGATTGCAACCAAGCTAAAATCTTACGTATTAAAGATACAGAGTACTACTATGTGGCTACTGTGGGCGCGGGTGCTTGGAGGAGAGCGTTACCTACTTCTTCGGAAAAAGACTGTAGTGTTGATTTTTTGAAGCACACGTTTGAAGTGGATGCACCTAATGATCAGGTCGTACTTTCCGTTTTGTCATCGGAAGCATGGTCTCCATCCACCAATCATTCTTTTCTGTCTGTGGTCCAATCGGGTAGCCAATTAGTCGTAGATGTTACTAATAATGCGTCGAGTGATGTCAGAACGGGTACGGTTTCAATAGTAGGGTGTGAAACCAGAACCTTGACGATTACTCAAAAAGGGAATCAGCAGCCTGAGATTGCATGGAATTTGCACGAATTAGATCAGGAAATAGAAGAGGGGGAAGAATTTTCACTTTCGGTAGTGGCCAAGGACCCTGACGGCAGTATATCGAGTGTGACCATCTATGTAGATGAAAGCGTATTAAAAACAAGTGACAAGGTACCGTTGGCGGCTCCGTTGATATTTGAATCTGCGGGTACTTATGAGGTTTCAGCCGAAGTAGTAGATGACTTGGGGGCTGTGGTCTCTCTTTTTGGTACAGTGGCTGTCAAACCAGCGAGGGTGTTGTCTGTCGCGCCTGGCCAGCGGGCAAACTTGTTGCTATATCCCAATCCCTGTTCAGACGAAATCGTCCTTGTCGGAAATGATGCGTTACGCATCAATATCTTCGATTTGCAGGGCAGAATCATACAGGGTATGACGCAAGTAAATAGGGATAATAAATGGCACATTGACACCTCAAAGCTCCAGGTGGGGATGTACCAGCTTTGTATGAATGACGGCCAATCATGTATAAGATTTAGGAGAGAATAA
- a CDS encoding efflux RND transporter permease subunit codes for MAYKAQFVQWSFSLANIVPKTDPEMIFFKEFKQEFGEDGNILAIGIKDSAVFEQDNFRKLKYMTDELASIKYVKDVLSLPSLKRLVKDKEDNRFELENVFDEIPSDQAKLDSLIAYCQSLKFYSGQLLNAENGANMVLVTIENEVMNSKARNTVVGDVLQVTEQFREHTGIDLRYAGLPFVRYINTVKIKKELNMFLVFSVMVTGFILFLFFRSFKVVAVALLIIGMIVVWVMGTLALFDYQITLLTGLIPPIIVVIGIPNAVYMLNKYHQEYFQHGDQRKALEQIIRKIGIVTLITNFTTAVGFLVLAFTDIVVLKEFGVIAGVNILATFVVSLIMIPAVFSYLKPPSSRHLKHLEFVALDKVLTGLDLLVHRHKYAIFSVTAVIVALSAYGITKIEARSYMVDDLPEESQVKQDLKFFEENFAGVMPLEIIIDTGTKKGVQSLKNLQKIDEFETFLNSLDHVSQPLSVVSFIKATRQAFYNDNPGKYALPNNRDKNFIFRYLKKESDQQGISKAFVDSTGQKIRVSLKIADIGSNRLDSLVNLVIQPKIDEIFGETKMKVAVTGTTLLFIKGNKFLIDNLITSMIIAFVIIAFIMALLFKNFKMIIICLIPNVIPLMITGGMMGFAGIPLKPSTALIFSIAFGISVDDSIHFLAKYRQELFANNFFVPLAVSKSLRETGASMIYTSIILFFGFVIFAASEFGGTVALGALTSTTLLMAMLTNLIVLPALLLRFDKGNRDTESHPLIEKYPEFYDEREDEEIDLDMIEVKESN; via the coding sequence ATGGCTTACAAAGCACAGTTTGTGCAGTGGTCTTTTAGCTTGGCTAATATTGTTCCTAAAACTGATCCAGAAATGATCTTCTTTAAGGAGTTCAAACAGGAATTCGGGGAGGATGGCAATATTCTGGCTATTGGTATCAAGGACAGTGCAGTGTTTGAGCAGGACAACTTCCGTAAGCTCAAGTATATGACAGACGAACTGGCCAGTATCAAGTACGTCAAAGATGTACTGAGTTTGCCGAGTTTAAAGCGTCTGGTCAAGGACAAAGAAGATAATAGATTTGAATTAGAAAATGTATTTGATGAGATCCCTTCCGATCAGGCCAAGCTAGATAGTTTGATCGCTTATTGTCAAAGCTTAAAATTTTATAGTGGCCAATTACTCAATGCGGAGAATGGTGCCAACATGGTACTCGTTACGATCGAAAATGAAGTAATGAATTCCAAGGCGAGAAACACGGTAGTGGGAGATGTGTTGCAGGTTACGGAGCAATTTAGAGAGCATACGGGCATCGATCTAAGATATGCGGGACTACCCTTCGTGCGATATATCAATACAGTGAAGATCAAAAAAGAGCTGAATATGTTCTTGGTCTTTTCGGTAATGGTTACAGGGTTTATACTCTTTCTCTTCTTTAGGTCATTCAAAGTAGTAGCCGTTGCCCTGCTGATCATCGGGATGATAGTCGTTTGGGTGATGGGAACCTTGGCACTGTTTGATTACCAAATCACGCTGCTTACAGGACTGATTCCTCCGATTATTGTGGTGATTGGCATTCCCAATGCGGTATACATGCTCAATAAGTATCATCAAGAATATTTCCAACATGGAGATCAAAGAAAGGCATTAGAGCAAATCATCAGGAAGATTGGCATTGTCACCCTGATTACCAACTTCACTACGGCAGTTGGTTTTTTGGTATTGGCCTTTACGGATATTGTAGTACTGAAAGAATTTGGCGTCATTGCTGGAGTCAATATTTTAGCCACTTTCGTGGTGAGCTTGATCATGATCCCTGCGGTTTTTTCTTATTTGAAACCACCGTCTAGCAGGCATTTGAAGCACTTAGAGTTTGTAGCACTGGACAAAGTACTGACAGGCTTAGACCTATTAGTACACAGACATAAGTATGCCATCTTTAGTGTGACTGCTGTCATAGTTGCTCTTTCAGCTTATGGAATCACTAAGATAGAAGCGAGGTCTTATATGGTAGACGACTTGCCAGAAGAAAGCCAAGTCAAGCAAGATTTGAAGTTTTTCGAAGAAAACTTTGCTGGAGTGATGCCACTAGAGATTATTATTGATACTGGTACTAAAAAAGGTGTACAGAGTTTGAAGAACTTGCAGAAGATTGATGAATTTGAGACCTTTCTTAATTCACTTGATCATGTGTCTCAGCCCTTATCGGTAGTGAGTTTTATCAAAGCCACAAGACAAGCCTTTTACAATGACAATCCTGGTAAATACGCTTTGCCTAATAATAGGGACAAGAATTTTATTTTCAGGTATCTCAAAAAAGAATCTGATCAGCAAGGTATATCCAAAGCATTTGTAGATTCTACTGGGCAGAAGATTAGAGTGTCACTCAAAATTGCAGACATTGGATCTAACAGGCTCGACTCATTGGTAAACCTAGTGATTCAGCCTAAGATCGACGAGATATTCGGTGAGACTAAAATGAAAGTGGCTGTTACAGGTACCACTCTGCTGTTTATTAAAGGCAACAAATTCTTGATAGACAACTTGATTACCAGCATGATTATCGCCTTCGTGATTATTGCCTTTATCATGGCTTTGCTATTCAAGAATTTCAAAATGATCATCATTTGTTTGATTCCTAATGTGATTCCATTGATGATCACAGGTGGGATGATGGGGTTTGCAGGCATTCCATTGAAACCTAGTACGGCCCTGATTTTCAGCATTGCCTTTGGTATTTCGGTGGATGATTCTATTCACTTTTTGGCGAAGTATAGACAGGAACTATTTGCCAACAACTTTTTCGTGCCTTTGGCAGTTAGCAAAAGCTTGAGGGAGACAGGAGCCAGTATGATTTACACCTCTATTATTTTGTTCTTTGGGTTTGTGATTTTTGCTGCATCTGAGTTTGGAGGTACAGTGGCTTTGGGTGCGCTGACTTCTACCACATTGCTGATGGCTATGCTTACCAATTTGATTGTATTACCAGCCTTGTTGTTGAGGTTCGATAAAGGGAATAGAGACACTGAGAGTCATCCACTTATTGAAAAATATCCTGAATTTTATGATGAGCGCGAAGATGAGGAGATAGACCTTGACATGATTGAAGTGAAGGAATCTAACTAG
- a CDS encoding lipoprotein signal peptidase, whose amino-acid sequence MKYYKYYLLSLGVILLDQVVKLLVHFNMDMGMPGQIHIIGDFFKLYYLTNPGMAFGMKLGTEYGKLMLTLFRLVAMIGIGYYLYTLIKKGVHKGMLVCIALILGGAIGNVIDSTFYGVFLDNAPVGSPTPWFYGQVVDMFYLDIWEGHIPDWIPFMGGKYMSLWPVFNVADAAIFIGVLAILIFQKRFFHEEESDDTAVKTETAEV is encoded by the coding sequence GTGAAGTATTATAAGTATTATTTATTGAGTTTGGGAGTGATCCTGTTGGATCAGGTGGTCAAACTGTTGGTTCATTTTAATATGGACATGGGTATGCCTGGGCAAATTCACATCATTGGCGACTTTTTTAAGTTGTATTACCTCACTAACCCTGGCATGGCCTTCGGTATGAAATTAGGTACAGAGTATGGTAAGCTGATGCTTACCCTCTTTAGACTGGTGGCCATGATAGGTATTGGATACTATCTGTATACGCTGATCAAAAAAGGTGTACATAAAGGTATGCTGGTTTGTATTGCTTTGATTTTAGGTGGAGCCATTGGTAATGTGATTGACAGTACGTTTTACGGTGTGTTTTTAGACAATGCACCTGTAGGGTCACCCACTCCTTGGTTTTATGGGCAGGTAGTAGATATGTTTTATTTGGACATTTGGGAAGGTCATATCCCAGATTGGATTCCGTTTATGGGAGGCAAGTACATGTCGCTCTGGCCAGTATTCAATGTGGCAGATGCAGCTATATTTATTGGCGTATTGGCTATACTTATATTTCAAAAGAGATTCTTTCACGAGGAGGAAAGTGATGATACTGCCGTGAAGACAGAAACAGCGGAGGTATAA